The genomic region TCGTGGTCCATGTCAAAGGGATCCTTTATCTCCACTACTGTTCTTGTTGGTGATGGAGGTGCTGAGTAGGCTTTTGAAGAGGACAGAGGAGGGAGATTTTCTTAGGGGCCTCCTATGCTAATTCTTTGGGTGATGGAAGTATTTACTAGAATGCTTAGGCAAGTGTAAGGGGCTGGTATTATTAGGGGTTTCAAGATGCATGGAGTGGGAGGTGATGAGtatttgctttttattttttttattttttgctttttttcccCCTGAAGAAATCATTCTTTGAAAACACTTCAAAAAGAAGGCACATTTCTCTTccataaaatgaagaaaaatgacTGGGGGGAGAAGATAACGAAGAAATGCTTATAAGTATCAAATTATGATAGGACAAATATATTACAGGAGCTTGCAGCagaaaaccaaattaaaaagaCAAGCTAGAATTCCAAATAATATTAAGAAAACTAAGGTACAAGTTCTGCTAAAACAATTACTTGTCCTGCATAATAATGCATATTTTGGTACATGGAACTCCATGTTTTACTATTACTATTTGAGGATGCAACAAGAATTGCTATGCCAAAAGAAACTTTAGGAAAAGCAAATAAAAGTAAATGAGGAAAACCAGCCAAACACACAAGTCTCAAGGTCactttcaaattgaaatttgaatagAAAGAGACAGATTTTGAAGTTAGATAAGTGACCTATAACCTATaacaagagagaaagaatatttttttttccccccaaaagAAATCGGTCTTTGCTAATACTTCAAAAAGGTGGCACCTTTCTCTTCCataaaatgaaggaaaatgagCAGAGGGAGAAGTTAATGAAGAAGTGgtttaaaataacaaattatgaTAGGACAAATATATTAGAGGAGCTTGCAGCAGAGAACCAAATTAAAAAGACAAGCTAGAATtccaaataatattaaaataaatatctaTGGGAGACTATAACTCACAATCATATGCTAAGTACCCCAAAGGAATCAAATACAGGGAGTTCCTTAAAGCCACCAAGGCAGTTCTCTGACCAGAAGCATCAGCAAGAGAGTACATCTTAAACCTGAATATGCATCAAATGATGAATAATGAGTACAAAGGAAAAGTTAAGTGAACTAGCATTGAAGACCCATAGACATGTGCAAAAGGGACCCGCTTACCCCATACAGTAATAGACAATCAACATTCTCAacttaattcaaaataaattataaataccAATTATCATATGATTTTTGCGCTTATGTCACCAGGTCAAATTATCATTTACATATCCAACTCAgccatttttaaataaatagtCCTATAACCTGAAACAGGTGTAAACGGTAAGCCACCAATTAACATTTCCAAAGACGGCACATGCACATACCCGCCTGCAGCATAATCATCACGGCACATGTAGGCGAGGGCCATAAAATGAGGAATCTGCCAAAAATAGAGAGCAGCTGGAAGAATCATTCCATTGAGAGAAACCTGGCCAGAAGCTGCAGCCCACCTGAAAACCCAACATAGAAACCCATGAGCCTGAATGTCAATATTGTATCTAAAATCTTAAAACAAGAAGCCGGTTTATGTACAATCAGCCAGAGGAAATCTTTAGTTAATCAAACCCACCACTTTCAATTATTTAATAGAGAAGGTAATTAAATAGTGATCTCTACATATACAAtattcaaaatcaaaagtttGTCAGGTATTCCTTATGATTGTAACTACCAATTGTACTGGCATTTCCATAAATCTTAAGCACTTTAAACAATACAAAGCTATAATTCCCAAgcacaaaacaagaaaatttcaCATATCACTAATAACATTAGTAGGTCAACAATAAATATTGAACTCTGGCCAGACTGGAAACCAGTACTAAACTCAAAAGCACTCAAttgtataaactataaagtgaGCTGAGACTTTAATCTAATTTTAGCACAGGACATGCTGCCAAAGAGTCCCCATCTCAAGTAGTTCTTGGAAACAACTTTCAACAACAATAGACATACAATCAACAATGTGAGTGTCAGGCCATTTGATTATCAAGAAGGATGAAATTATGCGAGTCTCACAAGTGAGGGCATAAAATTTGGCATCATATAACTAAATCATGCCTAGTTCTCCCTAATAGTTTTCATTCCTTAAACTTTACTCAATGGTATACAATATGATTTATCCTCTAGGTGTTGTTCAACTTTAAGCCCAGttttaaagataaagaaataaCCCAGGATAGGATAAAAGAAATAGGAAGAGTTACTTTTTAATGGGGAGGGACTATTCCATCTTAAGTGAGAATCAGTATTTGTGGTGGGggaagacagagagagaagtAAGAGGATTTTATCAGCATATCATGTTTATGAGCATATTCCAGATTTGATTGGAGATGAGGGTTGAAAAGGCTTGAAAGAGGAAATATCATTAGGACGACACCATTTTTCACATGTATAAAGAATATGTTTTCTATAACTTCCAGTATCTTAAAGTAACGTAGTGAAGAAAAGAAATCAGTTTCCAATGCTAGATGAAATTTCAGGAAGCCCTGATCAATTTTTAGCTAGAAAAACATATAATTAGACCACAGAAATAATGAGTATGGAAAAACTTGAGAAAATTGCACACTCTCAAATCCACTAAACAAATTTCTCTTTAAAGTCCAACAAGAAGGATTTTTTAGTTAAAAGCCATAAGAAATATAAAGGGCATATTACCCAAGAAGTGGTGGAATAGCACCAACAACAGCCCCAACCCATGTATTGACTGGGTGGATCTGCTTCATAGGAGTGTAGACAAAGGCATACAGAATCAGATTGGAAGCTGCCAGCCCAGCCGCCAACATGTTAGCCTGCAACAACCTTGCCATAAAAGCTGGAACATTAATCCCTCAATTCACAGGTTAATGAGAGAAATTCACAAGTTAACTATCAAATTTCATAACATAAGGGGGTGAGAGAATTTATCAGGCCACCTTGCTTGCCAATAAAGCAGTTCCAGCTAAACCAACAGTAGATGCCCAGGTGACCGCATGGGGAATACTAATGCGCTCTGAAGGTAGTGGTCTTAGCCTTGTTCTCTTCATTTTAGCATCATTCTTAATCTCAAATACCTAAGAGAAAATGATTCATTCAAAGAAAGTTCAAGTCAACTTAGCCCATACATGAAAAGAAACTGAAATTAAAATATGCCATCAGCAATCAACAACTAGCAACAAGATTAAACAACTCAAGATCAACCACTTAAACAATATCTACGAATTGAAGGAAGCAACAAGTAAAGTCACATAGATTTGAATTCTCATTTCTCACCATTCCAATAAATAGAAAGACAGACAATGATGAGGTGAAGCAATGACAAGGAACCCAGTTTCTTCAAATGACAAATATATTCACTAAAAAGATTCACCAACTTAAAACTCGAGAAGGGAAACCTACCCTTTTCCCCTTGAAAATAACAATAAGGTGCCTCCTTCTAACACTGTCTTGGGGCACAGACTCGATTTTTTGTTATTACATCTACATAACTTAATTTTGACAACTAGAAAATATTCTTACTATGTATGAAGTATGAACCCAAATGGCTTGAGAAATGAGGCATGGCATATGACCTCACGATCTTAATACAacgaaaaatataaattttttattcttgattttTCATTTCATAATCACGTGCTCCAACTTTGAGTGATGAACTAATAAGGTTTTTCAATAACTTTCAGTTTATTAGGTGTGATTTAATAGTTGAGACTAGTTTAGGGTTACAGGTGTCTAAGATGTAGATTTAAATAGTAGAGACAACTTTACAAGTTTAATGCAATGTTTCTTACCTTCTCTAATGGAAGTGATTTCTCTAACCCAGATATGAGAACCTATTCCTTTCTTCAACAGAGACAAAAataatgttgttgttgttgttgttgtagttttcatttatttatttattatatgaatgatgagaagaataaaaaaattatgaattgaaACAGAAAAACAAGACTTCCACCATAAACAAAATCAGGCTGCGAGAGGGTACATAAATCACTCTTCTTATTCATAAAGGTTTCCCAAGTCACTGAtcatttgaatttaaaactcCTAATCATTTTATTATGTTGCCCTGTTTTGTTACGTTGGCGTCTTCTTGTAATGTCAGATATAGGTCCTGCGTTTTTGTCTTTCTTCATGGTTTGTATACCTTTGAGCTCCCAGACATTGAGTGACAAATTCATTGGATGCaattatttataagaaaatgaatGCTGAAAaaggaggggaggggggggggggggagtgagagagagaacaaaCTGTACTTAAGAATGAACCTGATTTAAAGAGCTGGCAGATGCAGCAACCATCATGGTACCGGCACAAGTCCAACAAAGTCCCGGAAAATCAATGGCACTTCCGCTCCCAAGGACAAATCCTGTCCCAGAAGTCGCAACAACTAGCATGCTAGATAGAAGAAAAAAGACAGTAAGAGACAAGTTCCTAAACATGAGTTCAAATATCATCACTTCATAAATCCCAACAAAAGAAGAGGTATTCATCAAGCAACACAACCACAATGTATTCAATTTGATATGCACACAAGCATTTGTCAGAACTCTTCATACAACTCGCAGGCACCAAAAGGGTGTCTTGGAAACTAAAAAATGGTAGTAACTCAATGAAAATAGGTTCCCCAACCCATTATGATCCTATTAGGCTGTGTCAGGAGGGGTCTTATATGGTCccagccaaaaaaataaagaacctATTCATGGGATGAGGCCGGGTCAGGCTCGTGGTCCCTACTATCTCTTTTTCAATTCCAGCCTAATTAGACAAAGGACGAAACTTTTAACCAAACAACACAAGTTTACAATTTTGGCATCATTCCGGTTATAAAACATGATTTAAACCTATGGACTACAATCATCACATCTTTCAATTCGAACCAAACTCTACATATACAAATATAGGGGTCCACTTGGTTAGGCGTTTTGGGAGCTTAAAggagcatttttttaaaacccaaaattctGTTTTGCAACTACAACTCcttttttttgacaaacaaacgctcattttaaactcaaaataccATTTTCCAAGGCACCCATAGTTCCCTACAAACTAGGCCTATTTGGAGTCTAAGCATTACAGTCACAATTAAACATAGAGcagtttctttcttcttttcttaaaaacccatataccaaatcaaaatcacaattcatgaaaatgtataataaaaaataaagaatctattCACGGAATGAGGCCGGACCAGGCTCAAGTTCCTTACTAGCTCTTTTTCAAtcccagcctaattagataaagGAAGAAACTTTTAATTCCCAAACAACACAAGTTTACAATTATGGCATCATTCTGGCTATAAGACTACAATAATCCCATCTTTCAATTCGAGCCAAACTCTACATATACAAATAAAGTTCCCTACAAATTAAACATAGTGcaacttcttttcttcttttctcaaaaacccatataccaaatcaaaatcacaattCATGAAATGCATACACACATATAGAAATGAATGGAATTCCGAATTTAAAAGtggaaaatttgagaaagtgAAACCTGAGGCGAGCCTTGGAGAGCTGCCAGTAGCAGCGAGCGTAGTGGCGAGTTATGGAGGCGAGAGACGAGATATTGACGGAGGAGGACGAGAAGGGCGGTGCGACATCGGGTTTGGGAAACCCTAGATCCAAGGAGTTTGGGgctgaagatgaagaagaagaagaaaagaaagaagggcGGAGCTGAGAGTTTGGGAGTTTGGATGATGTAGAAGAACACAAACTCTGATGAAGAGTCAAACTCAATGagctcctcctcctccacatgGCTTTGGCCTTCACACTTCCCTGCTACCTCcttgtctctctctcctcatcaacaacaacaaacaacagTCAAGATACAGCAATTGGCCCAAAACAATTTTTTCGCAATTTGTCTATATGACAAGTGTCATGCCACCGAGTGCACTGTGCACACCTACTCGGCCCATCACAAATGTcgtgttatttattttacattctcTAACgttattagagcatccacagcagtggagttaaaaatttagcaatttagttccaccaaaagttattttatctattttacctacatacatgctgcagcagtggatctattttagcttttaacacaataaaataatataaacatcataataaaataatatatctactacaataaaataatacatctcactataataaaaacaccacaataaaaaggtaatgtgaacataaaataaaaaattaatttttcttttagctctcatgaacagtgtagatttaactccactgctgcatgcttctttttggtgttttggtggagctaaaatagctatatagctatttagctccactgctgcaagtgctcagcatccacagcagtggaactaaaaatttagcaatttagctccactaaaagttactttatctattttacctacacacatgctgtagcagtggatct from Castanea sativa cultivar Marrone di Chiusa Pesio chromosome 11, ASM4071231v1 harbors:
- the LOC142617219 gene encoding protoheme IX farnesyltransferase, mitochondrial; translation: MWRRRSSLSLTLHQSLCSSTSSKLPNSQLRPSFFSSSSSSSAPNSLDLGFPKPDVAPPFSSSSVNISSLASITRHYARCYWQLSKARLSMLVVATSGTGFVLGSGSAIDFPGLCWTCAGTMMVAASASSLNQVFEIKNDAKMKRTRLRPLPSERISIPHAVTWASTVGLAGTALLASKANMLAAGLAASNLILYAFVYTPMKQIHPVNTWVGAVVGAIPPLLGWAAASGQVSLNGMILPAALYFWQIPHFMALAYMCRDDYAAGGFKMYSLADASGQRTALVALRNSLYLIPLGYLAYDWGVTSGWFCLESSVLTLAISAAAFSFYRDRTTQKARRMFHASLLYLPVFMTGLLVHRLPDNEQRIKEDNSVEISSFLETKDEECENFNENEVMRSRVRKQARAPVAYASVAPFPFLPAPFTIP